Proteins from a genomic interval of Youhaiella tibetensis:
- a CDS encoding ABC transporter ATP-binding protein, which translates to MNSEAIAAQAGGPLLDVRDLTVTVPARGGVATIVDGISFRVERGEALGVVGESGCGKSITAMSLLGLLPPGGKVSKGSAAFEGKDLFKLRDSAMRKVRGGRISVVFQDPMTSLNPVMRVGDQIAEPLMEHLGLSKADAWKRAGELLRLVGIPGGETRLTNYPHELSGGMRQRVMIAIGLACEPPLVIADEPTTALDVTIQAQIVDLVKDLRARLGMSIIWITHDLALVSGLVDRVMVLYSGKVVEEAPVDALYANPTHPYTRGLLASLPRLEGEESRRLPSIAGTPPDPRNRPAGCPFAPRCAMKIARCERDMPELEAVPGDAAGHRAACWVTVEGRTEAAA; encoded by the coding sequence ATGAACTCGGAGGCGATTGCCGCCCAGGCTGGCGGCCCCCTGCTCGACGTCCGCGACCTGACGGTCACCGTTCCCGCCCGCGGCGGCGTCGCCACGATCGTGGACGGCATCTCGTTCCGCGTTGAGCGCGGCGAGGCGCTGGGCGTGGTCGGGGAATCGGGCTGCGGCAAGTCCATCACCGCCATGAGCCTGCTCGGCCTGCTGCCGCCGGGCGGCAAGGTCTCCAAGGGTTCGGCCGCATTCGAGGGCAAGGACCTCTTCAAGCTCAGGGATTCGGCGATGCGCAAGGTGCGCGGCGGCCGCATCAGCGTGGTCTTCCAGGATCCGATGACCTCGCTCAACCCGGTGATGCGGGTGGGCGACCAGATCGCCGAGCCGCTCATGGAGCACCTCGGGCTTTCCAAGGCCGATGCCTGGAAGCGCGCCGGCGAACTGCTGCGCCTGGTCGGCATCCCGGGTGGGGAAACCCGCCTCACCAACTATCCGCACGAACTCTCGGGCGGCATGCGCCAGCGCGTGATGATCGCCATCGGCCTTGCCTGCGAGCCCCCGCTCGTCATCGCGGACGAACCCACCACCGCCCTCGACGTCACCATCCAAGCCCAGATCGTGGACCTGGTGAAGGACCTTCGCGCCCGGCTGGGCATGTCCATCATCTGGATCACGCATGACCTCGCCCTGGTCTCCGGGCTCGTCGACCGCGTGATGGTGCTCTATTCGGGCAAGGTGGTCGAGGAAGCGCCGGTCGATGCGCTCTACGCCAACCCGACCCATCCCTACACCCGCGGGCTTCTCGCCTCGCTGCCGCGCCTCGAGGGCGAGGAAAGCCGGCGCCTGCCCTCGATCGCCGGCACCCCGCCCGACCCGCGCAACCGCCCCGCCGGCTGCCCCTTCGCGCCGCGCTGCGCCATGAAGATCGCGCGCTGCGAGCGCGACATGCCCGAACTGGAAGCCGTCCCCGGCGACGCCGCCGGCCACCGCGCCGCCTGCTGGGTGACCGTCGAGGGCCGCACGGAGGCCGCCGCATGA
- a CDS encoding sialidase family protein — protein MGETAELNTDGILKAAADDRDRQEGFLPSHAQQTHASFLLPLSNGDLACVWFAGTEEGKPDVSIYFSRLPKGADAWTPEVKLSDDPTRSEQNPVLFEAPNGDLLLLYTSQDFGNQDTSIVRRRISHDGGKSWGPIESPFPEEGLFIRNPVVVLANGDWLLPVFHCNPVPGEKWHGHNDTSGVKISTDQGQTWTEYAVPGSVGAVHMNIVDLQNGELIALYRSRYADAIYISRSTDNGRTWTEPVPTELPNNNSSIQARRLSDGAIALVYNAISAADSSDRRAGLYDGIDDGKPPVGEKDPANDTLRRAVWGTPRSPMTIAISTDGGASWPVRRNIDASSGAALSNDTSKAERRNFELSYPTVAELEDGRIGVAYTYFRRAIKFVRFPRSWVSAA, from the coding sequence ATGGGCGAGACAGCCGAGCTCAACACCGACGGCATCCTGAAGGCGGCGGCCGACGACCGCGACCGGCAGGAGGGCTTCCTGCCTTCCCACGCCCAGCAGACGCATGCCTCGTTCCTGCTGCCGCTCTCCAATGGCGATCTCGCCTGCGTCTGGTTCGCGGGCACCGAGGAGGGCAAGCCCGACGTCTCGATCTATTTCTCGCGCCTGCCCAAGGGCGCCGATGCCTGGACGCCGGAGGTCAAGCTCTCGGACGATCCGACCCGCAGCGAGCAGAATCCGGTGCTGTTCGAAGCGCCCAACGGGGATCTCTTGCTGCTTTACACCTCCCAGGATTTCGGCAACCAGGACACCTCCATCGTGCGCCGCCGCATCTCCCATGATGGCGGAAAGAGCTGGGGGCCGATCGAAAGTCCGTTCCCCGAGGAAGGGCTCTTCATCCGCAATCCCGTGGTGGTGCTCGCCAATGGTGACTGGCTGCTGCCCGTCTTCCACTGCAACCCGGTGCCGGGCGAGAAATGGCACGGACACAACGACACGAGCGGGGTCAAGATTTCGACCGACCAGGGCCAGACCTGGACCGAATACGCCGTGCCGGGCAGCGTGGGCGCGGTCCACATGAACATCGTGGACCTCCAAAATGGCGAGCTCATCGCGCTCTATCGCTCGCGTTATGCCGACGCCATCTACATCAGCCGCTCGACCGACAACGGCCGCACCTGGACGGAGCCGGTGCCGACCGAGTTGCCCAACAACAATTCCTCCATCCAGGCGCGCCGGCTTTCGGATGGCGCCATCGCCCTGGTCTACAACGCCATCAGCGCCGCGGATTCGAGCGATCGCCGCGCCGGGCTCTATGACGGGATCGATGATGGCAAGCCGCCGGTGGGCGAGAAGGATCCGGCCAACGACACGCTGCGCCGGGCGGTCTGGGGCACGCCGCGTTCGCCCATGACCATCGCCATTTCGACCGATGGCGGGGCCAGCTGGCCGGTGCGCCGCAATATCGATGCGAGTTCGGGCGCGGCGCTGAGCAACGACACCTCCAAGGCCGAGCGTCGCAATTTCGAGCTCTCCTACCCCACCGTCGCCGAGCTCGAGGACGGCCGCATCGGGGTCGCCTACACCTATTTCCGCCGCGCCATCAAGTTCGTGCGCTTCCCGCGCTCCTGGGTGTCGGCGGCCTAA
- a CDS encoding ABC transporter permease — protein sequence MFVYIMRRLLLWIPAVILVLLGVYALAFYGAGDPIKLIFLRQPGDVAFDPNRIEAIRESAGLNRPFIEQFLSYVWNVLHGNFGNSLVSGRSVWRSISAAAPVSMQIGLLAIVITAIVAIPLGVLAALRQNTAVDYAILGGALFLWAIPAYVAGPLLMVLLLVVFPQADISYGWGGLLDARIILPLVVISFQPIALIVRQTRAAVIEVLSEDFVRTARAKGLPAHKIVFRHILRPVLTPVVTQLGLIMITLINGAVFVELVFGLPGLGRLTIQSLLNSDYPIILAVTLIASVLVMVSNLLVDLAYPLLDPRAAARRS from the coding sequence ATGTTCGTCTACATCATGCGGCGCCTGCTGCTCTGGATTCCCGCCGTGATCCTCGTGCTGCTCGGCGTTTACGCCCTGGCCTTCTACGGCGCCGGCGATCCGATCAAGCTCATCTTCCTGCGACAGCCCGGCGACGTGGCGTTCGACCCCAACCGCATCGAGGCCATCCGGGAATCGGCCGGGCTCAACCGCCCGTTCATCGAGCAGTTCCTGAGCTATGTCTGGAATGTGCTCCACGGCAATTTCGGCAATTCGCTGGTCTCGGGCCGTTCGGTCTGGCGCTCGATCTCGGCCGCCGCCCCGGTCTCCATGCAGATCGGCCTCCTCGCCATCGTCATCACCGCAATCGTCGCCATCCCGCTCGGCGTGCTGGCTGCCCTGCGGCAGAACACGGCCGTCGACTACGCCATCCTCGGCGGCGCCCTCTTCCTCTGGGCCATCCCGGCCTATGTCGCCGGCCCCCTGCTCATGGTCCTGCTGCTCGTGGTCTTTCCGCAGGCCGACATTTCCTACGGCTGGGGCGGCCTCCTCGACGCGCGCATCATCCTGCCGCTCGTCGTCATCTCCTTCCAGCCCATCGCCCTCATCGTGCGCCAGACCCGCGCGGCGGTGATCGAGGTGCTCAGCGAGGATTTCGTGCGCACCGCCCGCGCCAAGGGCCTGCCGGCCCACAAGATCGTCTTCCGCCATATCCTGCGGCCCGTGCTGACCCCGGTCGTCACGCAACTGGGCCTGATCATGATCACGCTCATCAACGGCGCCGTCTTCGTCGAGCTGGTCTTCGGCCTGCCCGGGCTTGGCCGGCTCACCATCCAGTCCCTGCTCAATTCGGACTATCCCATCATCCTGGCCGTCACCCTCATCGCCTCGGTGCTGGTGATGGTCTCCAACCTGCTCGTCGATCTCGCCTATCCGCTGCTCGATCCGCGCGCCGCCGCGAGGAGGTCGTGA
- a CDS encoding ABC transporter ATP-binding protein, with protein MTTLDIETPRKTAARPGEADVLLHVEGLAKHYHIKLGAFGQTAQTIHALDDFSVDIIRGETLSVVGESGCGKSTAGFAILHLHTPTAGKVIYDGTDIARLGEKDLRPFRQKLQVVFQDPYSTLNPRMTVGEALAEPLLFHKVADKSDIKEHVARLLADVGLPQRFAGSYPHQLSGGQRQRVVIARALACRPEFLVCDEAISALDVSVQAQIINLFQDLQERYGLTYLFIAHDLAVVRHISDRVVVMYLGRQAELAPKDELFANPLHPYTRALLSAVPEPDPVRERERQRQVLKGDVPSPANPPTGCRFHTRCPAAVERCSREVPDWREALPAHWVACHRAPGGPEPLAPTP; from the coding sequence ATGACCACGCTCGATATCGAAACCCCGCGCAAGACGGCCGCCCGGCCGGGCGAGGCCGACGTGCTGCTGCACGTGGAGGGCCTGGCCAAGCACTATCACATCAAGCTGGGGGCCTTCGGCCAGACCGCCCAGACCATCCACGCGCTCGACGACTTCTCGGTCGACATCATTCGCGGGGAAACGCTGAGCGTGGTGGGTGAATCGGGGTGCGGCAAGTCCACGGCAGGCTTCGCCATCCTGCACCTGCATACCCCCACGGCCGGCAAGGTGATCTATGACGGCACCGACATCGCCCGGCTGGGCGAGAAGGACCTGCGCCCCTTCCGCCAGAAGCTCCAGGTGGTGTTCCAGGACCCCTATTCGACCCTCAACCCGCGCATGACCGTGGGCGAGGCGCTGGCCGAACCACTGCTCTTCCACAAGGTGGCCGACAAGTCCGACATCAAGGAACACGTGGCGCGCCTGCTTGCCGATGTCGGTCTGCCGCAGCGCTTCGCGGGCAGCTATCCCCACCAGCTTTCCGGCGGTCAGCGTCAGCGCGTCGTCATCGCGCGCGCCCTCGCCTGCCGCCCCGAGTTCCTGGTCTGCGACGAGGCCATCTCGGCGCTCGACGTCTCGGTACAGGCCCAGATCATCAACCTTTTCCAGGACCTGCAGGAACGCTACGGGCTGACCTATCTCTTCATCGCCCACGACCTGGCCGTGGTCCGCCACATCTCGGATCGCGTGGTGGTGATGTATCTGGGCCGCCAGGCCGAACTGGCGCCCAAGGACGAACTCTTCGCCAACCCGCTCCATCCCTATACCCGCGCCCTGCTCTCGGCCGTGCCCGAACCCGACCCGGTGCGCGAGCGCGAGCGGCAGCGCCAGGTGCTCAAGGGCGACGTGCCCAGCCCCGCCAACCCGCCCACCGGCTGCCGCTTCCATACGCGCTGCCCGGCAGCGGTCGAGCGTTGCAGCCGCGAAGTGCCCGACTGGCGCGAGGCGCTGCCGGCCCATTGGGTTGCCTGTCACCGCGCTCCGGGCGGCCCGGAGCCACTGGCGCCTACCCCATGA
- the pdxA gene encoding 4-hydroxythreonine-4-phosphate dehydrogenase PdxA, which translates to MAANGASRPVAITMGDPAGVGPEVIMAALSALPAEERRDIVVVGSRAVLERAGKVVGSALTVGLRGQPGNHGVIVEEVEVPGLKAEFGRLDPSCGEAAFRYIERAVRLTEAGETAGIVTAPINKEALNKAGHKYDGHTGMLAALTGSKASFMLLASPRLKAIHVSTHVSLRDAIGRATTERVLATIQAGHEHLMRVGYERPRIAVAGLNPHCGENGLFGTEDVEFIAPAVEQARALGIDAHGPISADTVYFRAYNGAFDLVVAQYHDQGHIPMKLVAFDTTVNVSLGLPIDRTSVDHGTAFDIAGTGKADHGNMLEAIAYGRRLAASRG; encoded by the coding sequence ATGGCAGCCAACGGCGCAAGCAGACCTGTCGCCATCACCATGGGGGATCCGGCGGGCGTGGGACCGGAGGTCATCATGGCGGCCCTGTCGGCCCTTCCAGCCGAGGAACGGCGCGACATCGTCGTGGTCGGCTCGCGCGCCGTGCTCGAACGGGCGGGGAAGGTCGTCGGCAGCGCCCTTACGGTGGGCCTGCGCGGCCAGCCGGGCAATCACGGGGTCATCGTCGAGGAAGTCGAGGTCCCCGGGCTCAAGGCCGAGTTCGGCCGGCTCGACCCGAGCTGCGGGGAGGCGGCGTTCCGCTATATCGAGCGGGCCGTGCGCCTGACCGAAGCGGGCGAGACGGCCGGCATCGTCACCGCGCCCATCAACAAGGAAGCGCTCAACAAGGCCGGGCACAAGTATGACGGGCATACCGGCATGCTGGCGGCGCTCACCGGGTCGAAGGCCTCCTTCATGCTGCTGGCCTCGCCGCGCCTCAAGGCCATCCATGTTTCCACCCACGTGTCGCTGCGCGACGCCATCGGACGCGCCACCACCGAGCGGGTGCTGGCCACCATCCAGGCCGGGCACGAGCATCTGATGCGCGTCGGCTACGAACGGCCGCGGATCGCGGTGGCGGGCCTCAATCCCCATTGCGGCGAAAACGGCCTCTTCGGCACCGAGGATGTCGAGTTCATCGCCCCGGCCGTCGAGCAGGCCCGCGCCCTCGGTATCGATGCCCACGGGCCCATCTCGGCCGACACCGTCTATTTCCGCGCCTATAACGGGGCGTTCGACCTGGTGGTGGCGCAGTACCACGACCAGGGGCACATCCCCATGAAGCTGGTGGCGTTCGATACCACCGTCAACGTCTCGCTCGGCCTGCCGATCGACCGCACGTCGGTCGATCACGGCACCGCCTTCGACATTGCCGGTACCGGCAAGGCCGACCACGGAAACATGCTCGAGGCCATTGCCTATGGCCGCAGGCTCGCCGCCTCGCGCGGCTGA
- a CDS encoding MFS transporter has translation MARRMLIRAPLALLLLAAFLVQFTVPLTRVASTYQAIALGLDPNLAGLLAAAFAVVPLFLVVWFGRLTDRHGVKPTMLVGAALIALAVLTLTIGAASLPVLFGGIALLGVGQTLHYSGLQMVVPQVSTRPHRDAILGNYLLATSLGDACAPLVIGLVGSDHPERIGHQLYLVACFTGIALVIVATLLALRLRPQAARLEALPSIGAIVRTPGLVAILLAGSICATAQDLMITYLPVLGLERGIPAATIGVMLAVISLSSVASRASYGVLSRWLGRGRLASIAALAAAGGLALLAVPLPSAAMFPFLPLVGFGLGSAGTATLAGLLFIAPRGARGTAMSMRQMGNRLGLFSVPFAVGAVALATGGAGTFAMLAAVVASASMLARRANRASSLK, from the coding sequence ATGGCCCGCCGCATGCTCATCCGGGCGCCGCTCGCGCTTTTGCTGCTGGCCGCGTTCCTCGTGCAATTCACCGTGCCGCTCACGCGCGTGGCCAGCACCTACCAGGCCATCGCGCTGGGGCTCGATCCCAATCTGGCGGGGCTGCTGGCGGCGGCCTTCGCGGTGGTGCCGCTCTTCCTCGTTGTGTGGTTCGGGCGCCTGACCGACCGGCACGGGGTCAAGCCGACCATGCTCGTCGGCGCCGCTCTCATTGCCCTGGCCGTCCTGACGCTCACGATCGGCGCGGCCTCGCTTCCGGTGCTTTTCGGCGGCATCGCCCTGCTCGGCGTCGGCCAGACCCTGCATTATTCGGGTCTCCAGATGGTGGTGCCGCAGGTCTCCACCCGCCCGCACCGCGATGCGATCCTGGGCAACTACCTGCTCGCCACTTCGCTGGGCGATGCCTGCGCGCCGCTGGTCATTGGCCTGGTAGGGAGCGATCATCCCGAGCGCATCGGCCATCAGCTCTATCTCGTGGCCTGCTTCACCGGCATTGCGCTCGTCATCGTCGCCACGCTCCTGGCGCTGCGCCTGCGGCCGCAGGCCGCGCGCCTCGAGGCCCTGCCCTCGATAGGGGCCATCGTGCGCACGCCGGGGCTGGTGGCCATCCTCCTCGCGGGCAGCATCTGCGCCACCGCGCAGGACCTCATGATCACCTATCTCCCCGTGCTCGGGCTCGAGCGCGGCATTCCGGCCGCCACCATCGGGGTGATGCTGGCCGTCATCTCGCTCTCTTCGGTCGCCTCGCGGGCGTCCTACGGGGTCTTGTCGCGGTGGCTGGGGCGCGGGCGGCTGGCCAGCATTGCCGCGCTCGCGGCTGCCGGGGGACTGGCGCTTCTCGCCGTACCCCTGCCCAGCGCGGCCATGTTTCCGTTCCTGCCGCTGGTGGGGTTCGGTCTGGGCAGCGCCGGCACGGCGACGCTTGCCGGCCTGCTCTTCATCGCGCCGCGCGGGGCGCGGGGCACGGCCATGTCGATGCGGCAGATGGGCAACCGGCTCGGCCTCTTCTCCGTCCCTTTCGCCGTTGGCGCGGTGGCGCTGGCGACGGGGGGAGCGGGTACCTTCGCCATGCTGGCCGCGGTGGTGGCGAGCGCGAGCATGCTGGCGCGCCGCGCCAACAGGGCCAGTTCCCTAAAGTGA
- a CDS encoding FadR/GntR family transcriptional regulator encodes MAMVDDKSTEGVRQKALFADRVYQLLFSKIANGDYSPDEKLPSEKELAEQFDVSRPIVREALERLRREDLIYSRQGAGSFVRIKTEQRVLGFPPVETIADIQRCYEFRLTIEPDAAFFAARRRNEAAITKIGQVVEMLGDATRQQRHREDADFAFHLAITEASNNHYYSSAMQALRTHIGVGMKLHGLALMGPSSGLQRVFDEHYQIYQAIRDGDSELARERMRRHLEGSRNRLFEDRMLDLSL; translated from the coding sequence ATGGCAATGGTGGACGACAAATCGACGGAAGGTGTTCGACAGAAGGCGCTCTTCGCCGATCGTGTCTACCAGCTCCTGTTTTCCAAGATCGCCAATGGCGACTACTCGCCCGACGAAAAGCTTCCCAGTGAAAAGGAACTGGCCGAACAGTTCGACGTAAGCCGTCCTATTGTACGCGAAGCATTGGAGCGCCTGCGGCGCGAAGATCTGATCTATTCGCGCCAGGGCGCCGGCAGTTTCGTGCGCATCAAGACCGAACAGCGCGTGCTCGGCTTCCCGCCGGTGGAGACCATTGCCGATATCCAGCGGTGCTACGAGTTCCGCCTGACAATCGAACCGGACGCCGCTTTCTTTGCCGCCCGGCGCCGCAACGAGGCCGCCATCACCAAGATCGGCCAGGTTGTCGAGATGTTAGGAGACGCGACCCGCCAGCAGCGTCACCGCGAGGATGCCGACTTCGCCTTCCACCTGGCGATCACCGAGGCCTCCAACAACCATTACTACAGCTCGGCCATGCAGGCGCTGCGCACCCATATCGGGGTGGGCATGAAGTTGCACGGGCTGGCGCTGATGGGGCCGTCCTCCGGACTGCAACGCGTGTTCGACGAGCACTACCAGATCTACCAGGCCATCCGCGACGGCGACAGCGAACTGGCGCGCGAGCGCATGCGCCGGCACCTGGAAGGCTCGCGCAACCGGCTCTTCGAAGACCGGATGCTCGATCTCTCACTTTAG
- a CDS encoding ABC transporter substrate-binding protein, whose amino-acid sequence MSKDHEITALNRRAVLKGGLGLFVGASVLGMLNSPAFAQEQVLKIANGGFDMDWSPLRGGGRVLRWQSFWWATPMYFDSEGALQPYVVTSWEPSADMSVWTFKLDPNAKFSDGSKITAADLKGSWELAAMPSSRHVRINQVLFGVQGYDEVVGGTAKEMPGIVAQDEETLVVALKAPDPIFFMRIANELVPVVKPSEARDENGEEVQEWYAPDMGGVSSGPFKLVEMNLDDGFLAFEPNENFFGPAPKLTRVEIRSVEDPVTATTLLQKGEFQAHTELVTSTVIDDLGPEFSSGPSIPTGQHFWFNVNSEPFNDVNVRKAFIMAVDRAAMMQASFPKGPHKQADQLLVAVPGVDPAFEPYPYDPAQAKELLAASSYGGAERLPRIVMVGIGSPAQKAAAQFMVEQWRQNLGVSAVELLERQDNFAPADVHIFRDDIGTRVPDATAFLAGGIRTGGGIAAGKMNGYSNPEVDRLLDEATALPVADPERDGKARQAQKLFRDDYGYIPWYYETMSRWALPNVTNMDKNLDWQVVHPWDVTIG is encoded by the coding sequence ATGTCCAAAGACCACGAAATCACTGCATTGAACCGGCGCGCCGTCCTCAAGGGCGGGCTCGGCCTATTCGTCGGCGCCAGCGTGCTCGGCATGCTCAATTCGCCCGCTTTCGCGCAGGAGCAGGTGCTCAAGATCGCCAATGGCGGCTTCGACATGGACTGGTCGCCCCTGCGTGGCGGCGGGCGCGTGCTGCGCTGGCAGTCGTTCTGGTGGGCGACCCCGATGTATTTTGACTCCGAAGGCGCGCTCCAGCCTTACGTCGTCACCAGCTGGGAGCCGAGCGCAGACATGTCCGTCTGGACGTTCAAGCTCGATCCCAACGCCAAGTTCTCGGACGGCTCCAAGATCACCGCGGCGGACCTCAAGGGTTCCTGGGAACTGGCCGCCATGCCCTCGAGCCGCCATGTGCGCATCAACCAGGTGCTGTTCGGCGTGCAGGGCTATGACGAGGTCGTGGGCGGCACCGCCAAGGAAATGCCCGGCATCGTGGCCCAGGACGAGGAAACCCTGGTCGTCGCGCTCAAGGCGCCCGATCCGATCTTCTTCATGCGCATCGCCAACGAACTGGTGCCGGTGGTCAAGCCCTCCGAGGCGCGCGACGAGAACGGGGAGGAAGTGCAGGAATGGTACGCGCCCGACATGGGCGGCGTCTCCTCGGGCCCGTTCAAGCTGGTCGAGATGAACCTCGACGACGGCTTCCTCGCCTTCGAGCCCAACGAGAACTTCTTCGGCCCCGCACCCAAGCTGACCCGCGTCGAAATCCGCTCGGTCGAAGATCCGGTGACGGCGACCACCCTGCTCCAGAAGGGCGAGTTCCAGGCCCATACCGAGCTCGTGACCTCGACCGTCATCGATGACCTCGGCCCCGAATTCTCGTCGGGCCCGTCCATCCCGACCGGCCAGCACTTCTGGTTCAACGTCAACTCCGAGCCCTTCAACGACGTCAACGTGCGCAAGGCCTTCATCATGGCCGTCGACCGCGCCGCCATGATGCAGGCCTCCTTCCCCAAGGGCCCGCACAAGCAGGCCGACCAACTCCTGGTCGCCGTGCCCGGCGTCGACCCCGCGTTCGAGCCCTATCCCTACGATCCGGCCCAGGCCAAGGAATTGCTTGCCGCGTCCAGCTATGGCGGCGCAGAGCGCCTGCCACGCATCGTCATGGTCGGCATCGGCTCGCCCGCCCAGAAGGCGGCGGCCCAGTTCATGGTCGAGCAATGGCGCCAGAACCTGGGCGTCTCGGCGGTCGAACTGCTCGAGCGCCAGGACAACTTCGCCCCGGCCGACGTCCACATCTTCCGCGACGACATCGGCACGCGCGTTCCTGACGCCACCGCGTTCCTGGCCGGTGGCATCCGCACCGGCGGCGGCATCGCGGCCGGCAAGATGAACGGCTATTCCAACCCCGAAGTGGACAGGCTGCTCGACGAAGCCACGGCCCTGCCCGTCGCCGACCCGGAACGCGACGGCAAGGCCCGCCAGGCCCAGAAGCTCTTCCGCGACGATTACGGCTATATCCCCTGGTACTACGAGACCATGTCGCGCTGGGCCCTGCCCAACGTCACCAACATGGACAAGAACCTGGATTGGCAGGTCGTCCATCCCTGGGACGTGACCATCGGTTAA
- a CDS encoding four-carbon acid sugar kinase family protein, producing the protein MSLLVGMVADDLTGALDATAPFAQRGLRTTVIVSPEGLAGPLPADAEVLCINTASREVPEPEARRRMEAAMAALLPLAPAILFKKIDSRLKGHVGIETQAMAQASGRGRVIAAPAIPDLGRLVYAGKLVGAGVLEPIPVAPRLLPLVAEVPEIPDQRALDAIGRAIVGEGSSCLAVGARGLAQAIAARLPARAAPPAPRPLPRPCLIAIGSRDPITRAQVERTLAALGPKHVRAPNGAVPPLTFGPGLTLVTTEPGTTTEAGTVVAARFAGGLAAAIAAQPPAAMLISGGETAYAVFARLGVSAVAVGGEAAPGTPFATTLIGDRQVIILTKSGGFGPPDTISLLVRQPQDLDLSLDSQAAS; encoded by the coding sequence ATGAGCCTGCTGGTCGGCATGGTGGCCGACGACCTGACCGGGGCCCTCGACGCCACGGCGCCCTTTGCCCAGAGGGGGCTACGCACGACGGTCATCGTTTCGCCCGAGGGACTGGCCGGGCCGCTCCCCGCCGATGCCGAGGTGCTCTGCATCAATACCGCCAGCCGCGAGGTGCCCGAGCCCGAGGCGCGCCGCCGGATGGAGGCAGCCATGGCCGCGCTCCTCCCGCTCGCGCCGGCCATCCTCTTCAAGAAGATCGATTCGCGCCTCAAGGGCCATGTGGGCATCGAAACGCAGGCCATGGCGCAGGCGAGCGGCCGCGGCAGGGTGATCGCAGCCCCCGCCATCCCCGATCTTGGCCGGCTGGTCTATGCGGGCAAGCTCGTCGGGGCGGGCGTACTCGAGCCCATCCCGGTGGCGCCACGCCTCCTGCCGCTGGTTGCCGAAGTGCCCGAAATACCCGACCAGCGCGCGCTCGACGCCATCGGTCGCGCCATCGTGGGGGAGGGATCCTCCTGTCTCGCCGTGGGCGCGCGCGGCCTCGCCCAGGCCATCGCGGCGCGCCTGCCAGCGCGCGCGGCACCACCGGCGCCCCGGCCCCTGCCCCGGCCCTGCCTCATCGCCATCGGCTCGCGCGACCCGATCACGCGCGCGCAGGTGGAAAGAACGCTTGCCGCGCTCGGCCCGAAGCATGTCCGCGCGCCCAACGGGGCAGTGCCGCCCCTGACGTTCGGCCCCGGCCTCACCCTGGTGACCACCGAACCCGGCACGACGACAGAAGCGGGCACGGTGGTCGCTGCGCGCTTTGCCGGAGGGCTGGCCGCCGCCATCGCCGCCCAACCGCCCGCGGCCATGCTCATCAGTGGCGGAGAGACCGCCTATGCGGTATTTGCACGCCTGGGGGTATCGGCGGTCGCGGTGGGGGGCGAAGCGGCGCCCGGCACCCCGTTCGCGACGACCTTGATCGGGGATAGACAAGTTATCATCTTAACGAAATCTGGGGGTTTCGGCCCCCCTGATACGATTTCGCTGCTGGTTCGCCAGCCCCAGGACTTAGACTTAAGTTTAGATTCGCAAGCGGCATCATAG